CAACAGCTTTTAAGAGCTCCATTATCGGGCCGCAGGACTCGCAAGTATCCTTGCCGCAGCCACACTCGTAGGACTTGAGTGCCGAACCTGAGATCACCGGGGTATCATCCCCCGGGAATTCGTATTCATTTAAGAGTTCTCTTACCTCCATCTCCACCAGTTCCAAGAGTTCTGGGTCGTCTACCAGGTCCGCCTTGTTTAAGAAGACCACGATGTATGGGACACCGACCTGTCTTGCCAGGAGGATGTGTTCCCTGGTCTGGGGCATGGGTCCATCGGCTGCGGAGACCACGAGGATGGTCCCATCCATCTGGGCGGCACCTGTGATCATGTTCTTCACGTAGTCGGCATGANNNNNNNNNNCGCCCACGTGGACTGCCCGGGTCACGCCGACCACGTGGGCGTAGTGTCTCTTCTCTGTCTGGTACTCCACGTGGGCGATGCAGATGGTGATGCCCCTCTCCTTCTCCTCAGGGGCATTGTCGATGGACTCGAAGCTCCTGGGCTCAACCTCGAGTCCACGGGAGTTCAGACACTTGGTGATGGCCGCGGTGAGCATGGTCTTGCCGTGGTCCACGTGACCTATTGTTCCCACGTTCATGTGGGGTTTTACCCTTTCGAATTTCTTCTTTGCCATTGCCTCCTCCTTCTTTCAGTCAGCAGTTGACAAGTTGCAGGACATCGTTTACTTGCAAATAGCAACACATCGTTAACTCTTAGAGCCCTGTTTTGTAGCAGGACATCGTTAACTGTCCTTTGACAACTGAATAGTTGTAGTCACAAGATTTCTCTTCCCCTTTTGAGAACTCAATCTCCAAACACTTTGGATGGAGGTTGAGCAAATGAATAATGAGGAAGAGATTCGCCAGGAAGCTATTTGCCGTTATCTTCAAGGAGAACCACCTGCTCCCATATGCGAGGAACTCAATCGATCGAAACCTTGGCTATTTAAATGGCTCAATCGCTACTACTCAGGAGGCGACACCTGGTATAGGGGGGAAATCTAGGGCTCCCAAGAAAGTTGCCAACAAAACCGATGAGAAGCTTGAACAGCTTGTGGTTGCTGTGAGAAAGAAGCTCGAGCAGACCAAATATGCTCAGATTGGAACTTTAGCTATCGCTTGGGAACTCAAGAAACTGGGGTTAGAAGAAATTCCCAAACCTTGGACAGTAAACCGCATTCTTTCCCGGCACAACTTGACCAAGAAGAAGGAATCCTATGAAAGAAGTGGAAAACCCTATCCCGAAGAGGTTTCTATCTTCCAGGTGAACTACAGGAGGCGGATCTTTTAGGACCCCGGTACCTTACAGGTGGCACTCGCTTCTATTCCCTCAATGTGATGGATGTGGGAAGTCACAGGGTTGCTTTGAATCCTTGCTTGAATAAAAATGACTTCGCCCTAGCAGAAGGTCTCATCTCCTCCTGGAAAAGACTTGGAATTCCCAAAACTCTAAAGCTCGATAATCAACAGGCATTTCGGGGTTCCAACCGGTATCCCAGAAGCTTCGGTTTGATAATAAGGCTTTGCCTTTCTTTAGACGTCGAGGTGATCTTCATTCCCTTCTCTGAACCCTGGCGCAATCCCTTCATCGAGAAGTTTCAAGACACTTGGAGAAAGACTTTCTTTAGGAGTCAGCATTTCCATTCCTAAAGAAACACCGAAGAAAGGGAAAATTCACTTTATCCGCTTCATAAGAAGGGATCTAATGCTCAATGTATTGTCCGAGAAATTTCGGCTAAGACCAAGTCTTCTCCATCAATATGTGACTGCAACTATCTATGTCAAGGAGCAAAAATTGAGGAATCTACTGGGAAGATGATCTCGTTCAAGAATTTAATTATCATCTTCCTTAAGTAAACGATGTTATGCTACATACATTCTCTAAGATTGAGTAAACGATGTTATGCTATTTAACAAGTAGTTATTAGTTCGTAGTTGGGAGCTAATATTTTCATTGTTCCCAAACTACCAACTCCCCACTCCCAACTAATAAACTGTATATAAGGGTAGCGGTGGCAGGATTCGAACCATGCTCCGTCGCTTTCGCTCCTTGGTCGGAAAACCTCACGGTTTCCCGCCAATACCACCCTTCCATACGATAGATTCTGGGGGAAATCCTTCCCCCAGAAAATATATCCCCCTTGGTCGCAGGTTCTCAGATCGTTGGTAATATTCTCCCTCGATTTGAGAAACATTCAATGCTAATTCTGTAGCGGTGGCAGGATTCGAACCTGCGACTCCACGGGTATGAGCCGTGTGCTCTAACCACTGAGCTACACCGCCATGCTTCCGATGACTTTTACTGTAGTCAAACTCTTTCTTAATCAAAAGTCAAGATTTGAAGCTTGCACAAGAGCCGAGGACGGGATTTGAACCCGTGACCTCGTGCTTACCACGCACGTGCTCTACCTACTGAGCTACCTCGGCATTTTACTCATATTTTGTTGTTCGCTGTCGGTTGTTCGCTTTTAAATATCTTCTACCAACAACTAACCTACCAACAACCAATTAGCGGTGGGGAGACTTTTGACTCATCCCTCTTCACTAATTTTTACGGTGGGGGGGAGAGGATTCGAACCTCTGAAGGCTGCGCCGGCAGATTTACAGTCTGCTCCCTTTGTCCACTCGGGAACCCCCCCTACCCCTTGAAAATTCTTTTTAAAAGACAAGAGAATCCCCTTTTTGCAGTAATGATAGTACTTTAAATTGTATCCCATGTCAATCTCAACAAAACCAAAAACGGTGAGGTAGAGTGGATAATTATATCAAAAAGTCGAGGAGTAAAATGCTTTTGAATAGTCCATTTGAACTATAAAAAATGAGTCATATGGAGCATATACAAGGATGACAAAAAGAGGTATAAAAGTGCTATGGTTAAAATAATCCGATTCCCGATTGTTATGAAAGGTTCTTTCGCTATTCCAAAGCTTTGGTGGGATGTATGTGTTAAGAAAATGCCTTCTCATCTTCTCAATTCTAATCATTGTTCTAATTCTTCTCCTTGCGAGTACAAATGGAAGTTCCTTAGCCACTACACCTTCAGAAAATCTATTCGAGAGCATACGAGAAGCCATCAATCAGAAGATCCAGGGATTAAAGGGTAGAGAAGTTCCTGAAATTGCATTATACCCCGAAGCAAGGCGCTTACTTTACCGGGAGAATATCGATACTGAAAAACAAGAAAAAAACACTTTTATAGCATATTATGCCAGAGAAGAAATAGGGAAGGTTTCCCAATTTTACTCCTCCGAGATGAAAAAGTTAGGTTGGAAGGAGATAGAATCGGGAACCATTGACGCTGCGGGAGAAATAGGTTATCTCCTAACATTTGCAAAGGACAATCGGAGTTGTGGGATTACCCTTATAGGCAAAGGGGATACACAAGCCACCCTCATTCAAATTGCCTTATGGGAGAAGTACAAAGGAGCCCCAGCGGGAACACCCATAAGTCTATTATTGCCATTGACCGGTTTTTTCAAGGCTTTCTCCAGTCTCCCACCTTTGGTTCGCTGGTCGATAATTCTTGCAATCGTAGTCTTGTTGATAATTCTCGCGGTCACTTCTCGGATTTTTAATATAGTTAATGTAATCAGGTGTTTTTTTCTCTACTCAATCTTAGCGGGACTATTCACCAGCGCTTATCTCCTTTTCGCTCGAACCGCTGGGAAAATCGCCCGGTTCCCATCCCCATACACCTCCCCATTGATAACCGCAATTTTCATTATCATTGTTGTGTGCTGTTTCCAACCAGTTAAAAATAGAGTGCAAAAACTAATCGATAAAATCGTCTACAGGCACGAGCTTCGATACAGGGATTTCCTCCAACAATTCAGCCAAACTTTAAGTTCTCTGATGAGTCTGGAGGATCTTTCAACGAAAATCGTCCAAAAAATAAGAGAGGGCATGGAGCTTCAAAGCGCCACTTTGCTTCTCTACGATATCCAAAATATTAGCCGAGTTCGCTCGCTTGGGGAAAAAGAAGAAAGGACCAGAACATCTCTACAGCAATTTAAGCAATCGGGAAAGAGAAATACTTCGCCTCATCGCCCAGGGAATGAGCAACAAAGAAATTGCCAAGGAGCTTTTCATCAGCGATAAAACGGTCAAGAACCATCTGAGGAATATCTTCAGCAAACTGCACATCAACGACAGGACAACCGCAGCCGTGATCGCCATACGTGAAGGCTTGGCAGAATAATTATCCTTCCTCTAACCTCCCCACGAGGATAGACTCCCGTATAGCCTAGACATAATTCACGCTTAATAATTCGAGATCACTCTATTTATGTCTAGGGCACACTCCCGCGTGCCTAGTCCATTTGGGCTATCAAAAATGAGTCAATTGTGCTATTTACCTGGGAAGATGCTCGCCTAACATATTAATTAGAAAAGCTTGTGAGCTTTAAGAGGGACCCTGGGAGTGAGGATTTGCCCCTCCCTTGCTCTCGGGGTCCTAAAAATGAACAATTTCTGATAATCACTAAATACTTATTTGGTCAGGAGGCTTCCATGAGCGAAGGCGAACTTGCTAGCATTGTTAAGGTGTCACATATGACTATCAATAGGTTGATGAAAGAACTCCGGGCTTTGAATTTAGTCACTATGGAGCGGATAGGAAATGCAAATGTATGGGCAGTAAATAGGGAAAGTTATGCTTATCAGGTACTTTCTGAAATAGTAAAAAAGATTGCTGAGACTCCTCTCGAACATCTAAAGAAGACCATACTTAAAAATATTCCCAAGACGCTAGTAAAGGAAGTTATCCTCTTTGGATCCATTGCATCGGGAGGAGAGGAGATAAGCAGTGATATCGACTTATTTATTTTAGTGAAATCCAAACAAGATAAAACCAAACTAGAGCCTTTTATCGACAAACTTTCTAACCAATGTCTCATACTTTACGGTAACAGATTAGCGCCGTATATCCTAACCGAACTTGAATTGAAAAAGAAGGAGAATTTACCTCTAATATCGGAGGTCAGAAAGGGCATTCAAATCTATTCATCAAAAGGGGCATCTGTTGGCAAAGCTAAAGACGAGACGCATTGAGAGAAGTTTATACGTAAACTATCTTAAGAGAGCCGAAGAATGCCTAACCGCCTCAAAAGCGCCCTCTTTTAGCTGCGATTCTTTGGAGCCGGCGACCCGATTCGAACGGGTGACCTGCTGATTACAAATCAGCTGCTCTCCCACTGAGCTACGCCGGCAATTATTCTAAGTTTAGCATAAAGGCAAATCTTTGACCAAGTAAAGCCTTTTACCAAGTAAAGCGTTACTTGGTAATTCCGCTAACTCCCTAGTTCAATTCTTAACTTACTTTCTTAAGACTCCACTTGCCTCGCTCTTGCTTCTCAAAGCGAGGATTCTTGCGGTAACCATCAGAACACAGAACTCCCCAAACCAAATGGTTCAAGGCTTTCCCATCCTTGCTAGGATAATCAGATTTAAGAGCCTCTACAAGCTCTTTTGCTGTGACCGGATGAGCCGCTTCCTGCATGATTTTCTGAATCTTATCGCCATGCTTTCCCTCTTCTGAAAGCGGGCTTTCTTCTTCTTAGTCTGTTTGGTCGCCATCTTTGCACCTATACCAAGATTCTATATGTAGTAGATCATCCACATTCTAACACAATACGTGGTGCCTTTCAAATACCAGTATCAGTTTATTACGAACACATGTTCGTTTCAATGATAAAATTGCTTTATTGGTTGCCAAAAATGAAAGCAAAGAAGCGAGGTCAGAGGAGAAATCCTCTCTTTGCTATTAAAATGGCCTGCTGCTACTTGACTTATCTTAAGGCAAACCCTAAAACTAGACGGTTGGTCAATTTGGTGCAACCTAGAGCAATTTATCCACGGGCGAGAACTTAGAATGGGCTTCCTTTAGGTTTCTTCCCACCATGTAAACATAAATCATTGTGCTCTCTAAATTCCGATGACCCAATAAGCTCTGTAGTGAAAATAAGTCTCTGGCCACGATTAAGTGGATGTTTCTCTCTTTGAGCCTTTCTCCATCCTTAGTGATGAATAAAGCTTCCTTATTTACCACCTGCAAAAGAGCTTTAACTTGATGGTCTTCAAGCACATAGGGAAACTGTAAGGGCAGTCTCGGTTTTCTCATGTAATCGATGGGATTTCTTTTGATGATGTTTAAGAGAAAATAATCTTTTATCTTTGTTGAATCTACCTCTTCTATTGGGGTATCCTTTGAGTCAATGCCTTGACTCGAAGTTTGTTTCAGGAATTCTTGGAAGGAAGAGATAACATAGTAACTTTACATTATTTTGCGTCTTAAATGTAGTTCTACTTTCCGCTTCACACGCTGTAGGGCATTATCGATGGATTTTACGTGTCTATCGAGTTCCTCAGCGATTTCCTGATAGGATTTCCCATCAATATATAATCTCAAGACTTCCGCTTCGAGGCCACTTAATATCTCACCGAAGCTAGAACGGATACTTTTGAGTTCTTCGCCGCTGATCACCAATTCCACGGGGTCGGTTACTTCGGAGCCAGAGAGGGTTTCCACCAAAGTTCGATCCGATTCATCCTCGTAATACATGGGCTTATTTAGAGAGATGTATGAATTCAATGGGATGTGCTTCTGTCTTGTGGCCGTTTTAATGGCCGTAATCATTTGGCGGGTGATACAAAGTTCAGCGAAGGCTCTAAAGGAGGACTGCTTATCGGGACGGAAATCTCTTATGGCTTTGTATAATCCAATCATGCCTTCTTGAATTAAATCTTCTTTGTCTGCGCCTATGAGGAAATAGGACCTTGCCTTTATCCGAACGAAGTTTTTGTATTTATCGAGTAGAAATTCGAGTGCCGAATCATTTCCCTCTCTAGCAGATATAACGAGTTCATAATCATCTAAGCCCTGAAAAACCGAAGAATCACGCTTATGATGTCCCGGATGGGCTTGCAATTACATCGCCTCCAAGGAAGGTTAATCCAAACAGATGTGGGACCCCCTTTCCATGAATTTGCAAAAAAGAAATCTAAACCGATTATATATTAGGTGCTTAACAGCGTCAAGGAAACCTGGTCTTCCGCTAACTAGCCACTCTCAAATAGATTCCTGGAGAGTTGACGCGTCTACTAGTCTACTAATTTATATACCCAATTGCTTCACAAAGATGTCATTTATGGCTCATTCTTTGTCTTCTGGCCTCGTACATCAAAAGAGCCCCGGCTACGGCGACATTGAGGGAGGAAATTTTCCCATACATTGGAATACTCACAAAACGGGATTTCTTCCCTCAACGACTTCGCTCATATATATCGATCACTCTCTGAAAGCTGAACTTCCATTTATATCCCTTGGGCGTGTCCACGTCGCGTACCTCTATGCCCATTCCATTTAACCTCTCTCGAATGTTATCCGCGGTCTTCCAATCCTTTCTCTCTCGAGCTCGCTTTCGCACATCCAAAATTGTGTTGAGGATTTTGGTGAAATCCTCCTTCAATCCTGCCCTGGTTTCTTTCGTATCGGGCCCTTGGGATAGTTCGAAGTAGAGATCAAGGAGGTCGTTTAGCATCATCTCCGGGAGCAACTTAAGCAACTCTTGAATCCTGGGAAGTTTAATATTCGATTCCTGGACGATGGATAAACCAAATTCCAATCCCAATACCTCTCCGAGCTCGATGAAGATTTTTCTGATTTCGATCAGCAAATCCCTTGCTTCGACGCTGGGATTGGCTTTGAAATTCTGCAGCAAGATATGGGCGTCTTTTGCCAGTTCGAATAAGATAGCCAACGCCGCGGCGGTGTTAGAATCGTCGTCCATTGCCTCCTCGAATTTTGCCCTGGTCTCGGAAACAATTCGAGATACATCTTCGCCGGTCTTTATTTGCGATGTCGATGAGACCGAGCACATCTCAAGGGCATCGTCGATATCCCCGAGGAGATTCTCTAACCTCTCAAAGGCCTCGGTGGACTCGGAAAGCCGATCGAAGGTAAAATCGATTGGGCTCCTATAATGGTGCTCAAGAAAAAGCAGACGTAGTGCATTGGGATTGTATTTCCTTTCCAAAATTTCCCTTACCAGTATCACATTGCCCAAGGACTTGGCCATCTTCTCCTTTTCGATGCTTAAAAATCCATTATGCAACCAATGTCTCACAAAGGGTTTTGTACCCGCATAGGCTTCGGATTGAGCGATTTCATTCTCGTGGTGAGGGAAGATTAAATCCTGACCTCCCGCGTGGATATCGAAGCCCATGCCCAGATATTTGAGGGACATGGCTGAGCACTCGATGTGCCAACCGGGTCTCCCATCTCCCCACGGACTGGGCCAGGAAGGTTCACCGGGCTTAGCCTTTTTCCAGAGAGCGAAATCCATGGGATGACGTTTGCGTGGATCGATTTCAACCCGTTCCCCAGCTCTCATCTCCTCCAGAGTGCGGTGAGAAAGCTTCCCGTAATCTTCAAATTTGGTGACTTCAAAGAAGACATCTCCATCAACGACATAGGCGTATCCCTTTTGTATGAGCTTTTCGATCATCTCCAGCATCTCCGGTATATGCTCGGTGGCTTTGGGTTGAACATCTATCGGCTCCACACCCAGACTCTCCATGTCATCGAGATAAGCCCGTGTATACTTCCTTGATATCTCCTCGGCGGTGGTATTCTCCTCCCGGGCCTTGTTGATGATTTTATCATCAATATCGGTGATATTCTGGACGTAAATGACCTCGTATCCCTTATGCCTCAAATACCTTCTTATCACATCGAAGGCTACATAGCAGCGCGCATTTCCGATGTGGATGTAGTTATAAACCGTGGGTCCGCAGACGTACATCCCAATTTTGCCCTCTTCACGAGGGACAAGCTCTTCCTTTTTACCGGTCAAGGTATTATAAACCCTCAGGCTCATCCTTCCTTGCCTCTTCGATTTTGTGTTCTAGTCTATCCAGACGACGGTGAATGGCATTAAACATCTCCGCCACGGGATCTGGGAGCCTTTCATGGTGTAGATCGATGGTGGGAACCTTCTTCCCCTCCCGAACGACTATGCGACCGGGAACGCCTACCACGGTGCAGTTTGGAGGGACTGGATGGATCACCACAGCTCCCGCTCCCACAATAGAATTATCTCCCACATTTACGGCACCCAGAACGGTTGCACCGGCGGCGATGACCACGTTATCACCTATGGTGGGGTGACGCTTCCCTCTTTCCTTTCCGGTTCCCCCCAAAGTTACACCTTGATAAAGGGTGACATTATCTCCAATCTCGGTGGTCTCTCCTATGACCACTCCCATGCCATGGTCTATGAAAAATCCTCGCCCAATCTGCGCCCCGGGGTGAATTTCAATGGCCGTTAAAAAACGACTTATGTGGGAGAGTAGGCGAGCGAGCAATCTTAGTCTCCTCCTATGTAACCAATGGGCTATGCGGTGAAAACAAATGGCATGAAACCCCGGATAAGCCAGGATAACCTCAAGGGCGCTCGTGGCGGCGGGGTCTCTATCAAGAGCCGCCTGAACATCCCCTTTTAAAGCATCAAACATCGTACACCCCCGCACTTAAATTTGTTCCACCAGGGCCACGGCATAAGCGGCGATTCCTTCCCTGCGCCCGGTAAAGCCCAAACCTTCGGTGGTGGTGGCTTTGACGTTTACCCGATCCCTCTCTATATCCAAAGTATGAGCGATCTTTCCCTTCATCTCATCGCGAAAGGGAGCAATTTTTGGCTCCTCGAGGGCCACGACCACATCTAAATTAACCACTTTGTACCTTCGTTCGGTCAAGATTTTTTTGACCTCAGAGAGCAGAGTGAGGCTGGAGATATCCCTATACCTCTCCTCCGTATCCGGGAAATGTAGTCCCATATCTCCCTCGGAGATGGCTCCCAAGATGGCATCGATGATTGCATGGATAACAACATCGGCATCGGAATATCCTTCGAGTCCCAAGGGAAAGGGGATGTGCACCCCTCCCAAAACTAAGGGGCGGTTAGAGGTAAATTTATGAGCATCAAAGCCAATACCAACCCTCACTTTTGAAGGGGAAAGGGATGAGTCTAGAGTCAAGATCGATTTCTCCCTCCAGACTTCTCCCTTATCCCTCACCCCTCACTTTCATTTTGTCTTTTCCTCAGGATAGCTTCGGCTATCAGTAAATCTTCGGGGGTTGTTATTTTAATATTTTCGTAAGAACCCATGATCATTCTAATGCGGTACCCCATTCTCTCGAGGAGAATTGCATCATCAGTACCGTAAAAATTATCGGACTTCGCCTGTTTGTGGGCTTCGAATAGCGACTTTAATTTAAAAACCTGAGGAGTTTGAGCACACCAAAGTTTCGCTCGGGGACGAGTTCGGGCTATCCTTTCATCCTGCACCTCTTTGATGGTATCCGTAGCGGGGACTCCGACCACCACACCATCCCAACCCTTTAACGCGGAAATTGCCTTCTCTATGATTTGAGGGGTTACAAGGGGGCGCGCTCCATCATGGATCATCACCGTTGTGGTTCCTTTAGGCAGGGCTTGAAGACCATTGTACACGGAGTCCTGTCTTTTGGGTCCCCCAGCAACCACCTCTAATACCTTGGAGAGACCGTATTTTTCTATGATTTCGTCCCGACAAAATTCTATGTCCTCGGGATTTGCCACCACTATGACCTGATGTATGGGGGTACAATCTTCAAAGACCTGGAGGGTATGGGCTAAAATTGGCTTGCCACCCAGGAGAATATATTGTTTACCACCCCCAAGTCCCATCCTCTCCCCCCTCCCCGCAGCGGCGATCACGGCAACATTTATGACCTTAAGCACTGGTGGCCTCCACATCTTTGAGCTTGGTGAAGATCATCCTCCCCGCCGGAGTTTGAAGGACACTCGTCACCAAAACCTCGACATCCTCGCCAACGAACTTCTTCCCTCCATCCACTACGACCATGGTTCCATCATCCAGGTACCCAACGCCCTGTCCGGCTTCCTTCCCTTCCCTTAAAATACGCACGCTCATTTCTTCACCCGGTAAGACCACTGGTTTAAGGGCATTTGCAAGTTCATTGATGTTAAGGACCCTTACCCCTTGTAATTCAGCGACTTTATTTAAATTGTAATCGTTGGTGAGGATTACACCATCCAATTCCTTGGCAAGACGAACCAACCTGGCATCGACATCTAAAAGTTCTGGGTAGTCCTGCTCCAAAATGTGGATTTCCACTCTTGGCTCCCGCTGAAGTGCACCTAAAATATCAAGTCCCCTACGTCCCCGATTTCTCTTGAGGCTATCTTCAGAATCAGCAATCTTCTGTAGCTCCTTCAATATGAAGCGAGGCACATTTAGCCGCCCCTCAATGAAACCGGTCCCACAAATATCGGCAATCCGTCCATCGATGATGACGCTGGTATCCAAGATCTTTTCTTCGGGGAAATATGTTGCCTTTGGTATCTTAACCTGGGAAAAGATCCGAAGCGCTCCTCGAAAATCCTCCTTTTTGCGGAGTGAGAGGCGTATCCCCAAATAGCCCAAGACGACGAAGACCAGAACGGTTAAGAAGATGTGCAATAATTTCAGTTCCGATGGGAGATACTTCAAAGGCCATGAAATTAGGGTTGCCAGAACCAGCCCAACTATTAAACCTAATGCACCGATTATCAGATCCAAACTGGGAATCTTCTGGACATTGGCTTCAATCCAATTTATCGCTTTAACCAGCCATCTGCCAGCGATTCCACCCAAAACATATCCGATCCCAGAACCAATTATTATGTATGATATGATTCCGATGAGCTCGGGGATGGGTACCTTGATCACATTCACCAACTGATAACCAGCAATAGCTCCTGTGATGATGAAAAGGATACGAATGATGCGAATGAGCATCGTCAACAACTCCTATCTTTTGTGAACTTGAATGAGCGATCAAATTGTCCTCCTTGAAAAACCTTCCAATTTGCCCTCTGTGCAAATCTTAGCACAGGTAGAAGGAGAGGGTCAAAATCTCCAAAACCTTGGTTTCCTTGACAAGCAAATTACATAAAAATTATAATGTGGATGATTTTTAAGCGCCATAAGGGGGAGAGAAGAATAATGCCACCACAAACTTCCTGTAAGAAATTTCAACGCACCGTCTCCGAGTATCTGGTAAGACACAAAAGCATTCTTGATGTAATGTCCAAATTCCAAGAAGCCAGTGCTCATGTAAACAGAGCTATGGCCAAAGCGGTCACCAACTGTGGGTGTTTAAAGATCAAAGCTGAAAAACAACCCGTCCCCCCAAATGTCAACTTCTCCGAAGTTTCAAAATATGTAAAAACACATATAGAAGGGAACTTGTGTCCCAATTGCCGTGAGGTAGTGGAGGCGGAGTTGGGAAACGCCATGTTCTACATCGCAGCTTTTTGTACCCTTCTCGATCTCGACCTGGAAAAGATCCTCTCAAAGGAAAACGATCGAATCTCAACGTTGGGTGTGTACAGCTTGACTTGATTTCCCAAAAAGCCTCTTTAACCCCAACCTTATCACCAGAATTAGTGCCTCCAGGATGACCTTCCTTGAAAGTTTGGATTTTCCTTTCTGTCTGTCTACATAGGTTATGGGTATTTCCTCGATTGCAAACCTCTTCTCATAACCTCTATTGAGAAGCTCAATTAAAAAAGCGTATCCATCTAAGGTAATCGTATCCAATTCCAGACTTTTCAGAATCTCTCGGCGATATCCTCTAAAGCCACTGGTGCAGTCCTTGAAAGGAAGTCTTAAGAGAAAGCGAGCGAATCTATTTCCCCACGTACTCAGCAATCTTCGAAAGAATCCCCAATCGGCTACGATCTTCCCACCATCCACATAGCGAGAGCCAATGACCATGGAGCAATTCTTCATTCTCCGAAGTAGCCTGGGAATATCTTTCGGGTCATGTGAAAAGTCAGCATCCATGGAAAAAATATATTTGAACTCCCGTTTCAGACCATAATTAAATCCATCCTTGCAGGCGACTCCATATCCCCTTTCCCCTCTCCGGCGAAGGACTTGCACCTGTGGAAATTTCTCGGACAAGACAAAGGCGATTTCGCCCGTACCATCGGGGGAATCGTCGTCCACAAATAAGATATTGAAATCTTCATCAACCGCAATTATCGCCTTAACCAGCTTTTCTATATTTTCGCACTCGTTATAAGTGGGTATTACTATCAGTACCTCGGACAAGACCATCTTACCTCAGCTTTTTTAGAGCCTCGCGGTTAGCCTCTATGGTTCTTTGGATGTCTTCATCCGTATGAGCCGTGGAGATGAAGCAGGCTTCGAACTGAGAGGGTGCAAGATAGATGCCAGACTTAAGCATCTCTCGGAAATAGCGGGCATATTTTTCAGTATCCGAACTGGCAGCGGTCTCGAAGTTTAAAACCTCTTTATCCGTGAAGAACATGCACAAAAGCGATCCAACCCTCGTGAAATGGGCTTTTATCCCCAATTCCCTGGCATTTTCCCGCAAGCCCTCGGAGAGCATGGCTCCCTTCCTCTCCAAGTCCTGATAAATCTGGCCATCGGAAAGTATTTTGAGCGTCATAAGTCCAGCGGTCATGGCTATGGGATTCCCGGAAAGGGTACCAGCCTGATATACCGAGCCCACGGGAGCCACACATTCCATGATTTCTCGCCTTCCACCAAAGGCACCCACCGGGAAGCCTCCCCCGATTATCTTGCCCAGACAGGTCAAATCAGGGATGACACTGTAAAGCTCTTGAGCACCGCCATAGGAAACCCTAAAGCCCGTGATTACCTCGTCAAAAATGAGAATTATCCCA
The nucleotide sequence above comes from Actinomycetota bacterium. Encoded proteins:
- a CDS encoding GTP-binding protein, translated to HADYVKNMITGAAQMDGTILVVSAADGPMPQTREHILLARQVGVPYIVVFLNKADLVDDPELLELVEMEVRELLNEYEFPGDDTPVISGSALKSYECGCGKDTCESCGPIMELLKAV
- a CDS encoding GTP-binding protein encodes the protein MAKKKFERVKPHMNVGTIGHVDHGKTMLTAAITKCLNSRGLEVEPRSFESIDNAPEEKERGITICIAHVEYQTEKRHYAHVVGVTRAVHVG
- a CDS encoding LuxR C-terminal-related transcriptional regulator, which translates into the protein MSNKEIAKELFISDKTVKNHLRNIFSKLHINDRTTAAVIAIREGLAE
- a CDS encoding nucleotidyltransferase domain-containing protein, yielding MSEGELASIVKVSHMTINRLMKELRALNLVTMERIGNANVWAVNRESYAYQVLSEIVKKIAETPLEHLKKTILKNIPKTLVKEVILFGSIASGGEEISSDIDLFILVKSKQDKTKLEPFIDKLSNQCLILYGNRLAPYILTELELKKKENLPLISEVRKGIQIYSSKGASVGKAKDETH
- the sigH gene encoding RNA polymerase sporulation sigma factor SigH: MQAHPGHHKRDSSVFQGLDDYELVISAREGNDSALEFLLDKYKNFVRIKARSYFLIGADKEDLIQEGMIGLYKAIRDFRPDKQSSFRAFAELCITRQMITAIKTATRQKHIPLNSYISLNKPMYYEDESDRTLVETLSGSEVTDPVELVISGEELKSIRSSFGEILSGLEAEVLRLYIDGKSYQEIAEELDRHVKSIDNALQRVKRKVELHLRRKIM
- the cysS gene encoding cysteine--tRNA ligase, translating into MSLRVYNTLTGKKEELVPREEGKIGMYVCGPTVYNYIHIGNARCYVAFDVIRRYLRHKGYEVIYVQNITDIDDKIINKAREENTTAEEISRKYTRAYLDDMESLGVEPIDVQPKATEHIPEMLEMIEKLIQKGYAYVVDGDVFFEVTKFEDYGKLSHRTLEEMRAGERVEIDPRKRHPMDFALWKKAKPGEPSWPSPWGDGRPGWHIECSAMSLKYLGMGFDIHAGGQDLIFPHHENEIAQSEAYAGTKPFVRHWLHNGFLSIEKEKMAKSLGNVILVREILERKYNPNALRLLFLEHHYRSPIDFTFDRLSESTEAFERLENLLGDIDDALEMCSVSSTSQIKTGEDVSRIVSETRAKFEEAMDDDSNTAAALAILFELAKDAHILLQNFKANPSVEARDLLIEIRKIFIELGEVLGLEFGLSIVQESNIKLPRIQELLKLLPEMMLNDLLDLYFELSQGPDTKETRAGLKEDFTKILNTILDVRKRARERKDWKTADNIRERLNGMGIEVRDVDTPKGYKWKFSFQRVIDIYERSR
- the cysE gene encoding serine O-acetyltransferase; the protein is MFDALKGDVQAALDRDPAATSALEVILAYPGFHAICFHRIAHWLHRRRLRLLARLLSHISRFLTAIEIHPGAQIGRGFFIDHGMGVVIGETTEIGDNVTLYQGVTLGGTGKERGKRHPTIGDNVVIAAGATVLGAVNVGDNSIVGAGAVVIHPVPPNCTVVGVPGRIVVREGKKVPTIDLHHERLPDPVAEMFNAIHRRLDRLEHKIEEARKDEPEGL
- the ispF gene encoding 2-C-methyl-D-erythritol 2,4-cyclodiphosphate synthase, translated to MRVGIGFDAHKFTSNRPLVLGGVHIPFPLGLEGYSDADVVIHAIIDAILGAISEGDMGLHFPDTEERYRDISSLTLLSEVKKILTERRYKVVNLDVVVALEEPKIAPFRDEMKGKIAHTLDIERDRVNVKATTTEGLGFTGRREGIAAYAVALVEQI